ATTTCTGATTCTTCAGTGTAGGAAGATGAAACAGGTGGAATTGAAGAAGACTCTACTTCCAATGTTGATGAAGATGATTCCGCTTCAGTTGAAGAGGCTTGTTCTGTTGTTGAAGCAGGCTTATCAGTGGAAGCAGACGAAACTGGTTCAATTGTGGAAGATTCTGCTTCCAATGTTGATGAAGATAATTCTCCTTCGGTTGATGAGGCTTGTTCTGTTGTTGAAGCTGGTTTCTCAGTGGAAGAAGACGAAGATTCTGCTTCTAATGTTGATGAAGATAATTCTTTTTCAGTTGATGAGGCTTGTTGTGTTGTTGAAGCTGAATTCTCtgtggaagaagaagaaactggTTCAATTGTTGAAGATTCTGCTTCCAATGTTGATGAAGATAATTCTCCTTCGGTTGATGAGGCTTGTTCTGTTGTTGAAGCTGGCTTCTCGGTGGAAGAAGACGAAACTGGTTCAATTGTTGAAGATTCTGCTTCAGTTGAAGAGGCTTGTTCTGTTGTTGAAGCTAACTTCTCAGTGGAAGAAGACGAAACTGGTTCAATTGTGGAAGATTCTGCTTCTAATGTTGATGAAGATAATTCTCCTTCGGTTGATGAGGCTTGTTCTGTTGTTGAAGCTGGCTTATCGGTGGAAGAAGACGAAACTGGTTCAATTGTTGAAGATTCTGCTTCAGTTGAAGAGGCTTGTTCTGTTGTTGAAGCTGACTTCTCAGTGGAAGAAGACGAAACTGGTTCTATTGTTGAAGATTCTGCTTCTAATGTTGATGAAGATAATTCTCCTTCTGTAGAAATTTCTGAAGATACTGTTGTATCTTGTGCTTCAGTTGTTGAATCAATTTTAATAGTGGATTCTGTTGCAATGGAAGAAGAATCATCAGTCGACACTGTATTATCTTCAGTTGAAATGGGATTTTCTGTAGTAGAATCTTCAACAGCGATAGTAGTTTCTTGTTCAACAGAAGAACTAGATACATCTTCAAGAATAGTTGTCGAATCTGAAGATTCAATAACTTCAGTGGTAGAACTAATTTCTTCAGCATCAGTTGTTGAACTTTCTGGCTCAAAAGTTGAGTCTGAAACATCAACAGTTGAATTTTCTTGCTCAATAGTAGAATCAGTGATATCTTCAGTTGTGTAATCTCCTTCGGTTATATCTGAAACTCCTTCAGTTGATTCTGGAATGGATGTAGAAGCATCTGATACTTCAATAGTACTTGACTCTGCATCAGATGTAGTAAAATCTGAAGATGAAGAGCTAGATACTGATTGTTCTGTTGAAGAAACTGGTTTATCAGTTGTATTGGATTCTTCAGTTGATACTGGAACTTCTGTTGAAACAATTGGTTGTTCTTCAGTTGTGTTTGGTTCTTCCGTGCTAACAACAGGTGCTTCAGTTGAAACTACAGGAGTATCAGTACTGGCACTTTCGATTGGAACAGTTGTCAATTCTACACCTACACTTGGTAATGTTGGAATAGTTGGTTTTTCTTCTAACACAGTTGTAATTTCTACTTCATCATTATTTCCACCAGCACGTGATTTaccaatacatttttgtaatgaattactGAAAACTTGACCATTTTcacactcaaaatataaaacCGTTAATCGACCAGCAGAATTGCGAGAAcattcgaaaaatatttttgaatgagtaAAAAGTCCAAATTTACCGGGTATCACACAAGGACCTTCATTTGATGGAATATCACGAGCAAAGGAAGATGTTGCCAAAAATGCAATCAATAGAAGACGTatcattttgaagtatttttttttttcgttcgaatATTAAAGAACTTGCTAACCGACGACTCTAATCAAAGCAAGTCTATAACTAAATTTGAGCAATTTGAAAGACATTCTTTTATAGCAATTTTTTTGGCTACTGATCAGTTAAGACTGTTGAAATTTGGGGGTAATATGTTTGTATCTTAAAAATAGGTGGTCAAATCTTATcttaataacaaaaaagaaaaaaaaaactttccaattattaattaatgaattttgttcaattaataACAAAAGTGTTGAGCTTAAGTTTCGGGTGGTTTCATTCAGTTTTTTATGATTGACAtcttaaattgattaaatatttttttctactgataaaattaattcaatagAACTGCACGTGAAGATAGAAAAGCCATTTCCTGTACTTACTGATTCTGCGCTGTTAAAATAGATTTTCGAGGTTCTgattagaaaataataatttcacaATCTGTGAATGCAcatttgtttgaagaaaaaaaaaatcaacaaagatTCAAGacgaaaaacaatatttaattaaaCCGTGTTTAGTTAATTCACTATTTAGGGTCCTTCTTCTAAacttttgactttaaaaactgtttgaaaGTAGAATTTTCTAGAGAAGATAGGCGGGTTATGGTAGAACCCtatacttttaaataaattggatTCTAGCAAACTAATAACTTAAACAGTTGATAACAGAAAAACCACAATGAtcagcaaaaagctgtacttttttGTTGAGAACAGTTCAAAATACGTCATTTGAGTTTTGAGCTTCAATTTTATATAATGTATCATTCCTCCAAGAACCATACAACTTAATACATTGCTTCAAAGTTAAATTGAACGATTGAAACGCGTAGTGTCGCTATTTtttcgcgttgtgtcgcgttgtgtagcgttgtgtcgcatcgtgTCGCTTGAAAATGCTCGTAAACGTTCTGAAGTGTTTGGAAATATTCGGAAGTGTTCGGACGTGTTTGAAAATGTTCGGAAATGTTCGTAGCTGTTCGGAAATGTTCGTAAACGTTCGGAAGTATTTAGAGGTCCTCCGAAGGATTGGGAAGTGTTTGAACAAGTTCGATAATATTCGAAAATGTTCATGTACTTGGAAATGATCTTTCGTGTCCGGAAATGAAAAAGTTTGGAAGTGATCGGAGGTGTTCGGACATGTTCAAAAATGCTCGAAAATGTTTGGAGATGTTCGTAAACGTTCGGAAGGGTTCGTAAGTGTTCGGAAATGTTCGAAAAAGTTTGataatatttgaaaatgttacgaaattttagaaaatatttggaAGTTTTCAGAGGTCTTCGGAAATGTTTTTCGACAATATTTGGGTATGTTCGGATGTGTTCGGAAATGTCCGAAAACGTTCAAAAATGTTCGAAAGAGTTCGGAGGTAATGGAAAATGTTCATTATATTGGGAAATGTTCGGAAGTGATCGAAAATGTTCGGAAGTATTCTCAAATGTTCGGAAATATTGGAAAGTGTTCGAAGGTGTTACGAAATGTTCGGAAGTATTCGGAAGTgtttggaaattttcaaaaatgttcggAAGTGTTTGAAGTTGTTCGGAAATGTGTTCGAAAATGTTAAGAAATGTTCGGGAAATTTTCGGAACATGTTCGAGACATTGTGCATGTGCATCCTAAATATAAAT
This DNA window, taken from Episyrphus balteatus chromosome 2, idEpiBalt1.1, whole genome shotgun sequence, encodes the following:
- the LOC129909596 gene encoding uncharacterized protein LOC129909596, which codes for MIRLLLIAFLATSSFARDIPSNEGPCVIPGKFGLFTHSKIFFECSRNSAGRLTVLYFECENGQVFSNSLQKCIGKSRAGGNNDEVEITTVLEEKPTIPTLPSVGVELTTVPIESASTDTPVVSTEAPVVSTEEPNTTEEQPIVSTEVPVSTEESNTTDKPVSSTEQSVSSSSSSDFTTSDAESSTIEVSDASTSIPESTEGVSDITEGDYTTEDITDSTIEQENSTVDVSDSTFEPESSTTDAEEISSTTEVIESSDSTTILEDVSSSSVEQETTIAVEDSTTENPISTEDNTVSTDDSSSIATESTIKIDSTTEAQDTTVSSEISTEGELSSSTLEAESSTIEPVSSSSTEKSASTTEQASSTEAESSTIEPVSSSSTDKPASTTEQASSTEGELSSSTLEAESSTIEPVSSSSTEKLASTTEQASSTEAESSTIEPVSSSSTEKPASTTEQASSTEGELSSSTLEAESSTIEPVSSSSTENSASTTQQASSTEKELSSSTLEAESSSSSTEKPASTTEQASSTEGELSSSTLEAESSTIEPVSSASTDKPASTTEQASSTEAESSSSTLEVESSSIPPVSSSYTEESEIVSSSSEASVSTETSSVTTELPIEATTEKITPPDSFFECSMEGFFPVESKCSEFHMCQYDGDGALVAFKMTCPEGQNFNPYTQYCVNKASYSNCEARNFRRGLKNFQCPSEGLYAHKRDCSLFYNCSLNLERTKFLVSLRRCPRGQIFSLSTNTCTHGTAFSCLWRPINY